From the genome of Capsicum annuum cultivar UCD-10X-F1 chromosome 4, UCD10Xv1.1, whole genome shotgun sequence:
AACTTTACTAAGTTCCAAAGCTAAATTacattagattaatttaatattttaaaattaaaatatagataTTCAAAAGCTATATGAAAAGGTACTAAATTGCAATTTtgccttttttcaattttattaagaaataaatGGTCAAAGTTGTATAATTTGACTCTAAGCATATGAAAAGGAATGGAGGAAGTAATTGTCACGTTTCCCTTAGTCACTTTGACTAATTTGTAAAGCTAAATTAAATAGATTAAATTAGTTCAAACactttaaagttaaaatttagatattcaaaaactatacaaGAAGTGCTGTAAATTACAACGTCAGTCAAAAGTTGATATCATTAGACTCTAAAAATGAAACTGTGACAAGTAAAAAAGAGCGGAGGGGAGTATATTACCAGGAGCAAAATAGGTGACGTAATTGGATTGTACAGCAGAAGGAGGAGTAGGAGGGAACTTTTCTAAATCTACTAATAGTAGATTTCTTAGTACTTCATCGCTTAATCCTTCGTCTTTTTGTTCGGAATGAGACGAAGGAATTATTGTCGGTTTAACGTTGTTGGTTTGGTCGGCGTTAAGCTCTGTCATTTGTAAATTGGAAAAATTCCGATGGCCGGACGATCTGGTTAAGTTGACGGAGTCCCGGGAGAGTTGGACGTTAATTTACTTTGGGGGAGTTTAGAGGAGTTGAAGAAGAAGAGGCTTATTGGGCCTAAATAGGCCCAACTTTGGTGGGCCACAATTCAACCACATCAAAGCCTTTTGCAAGCTAATTattggaaaaataacataaacatagaGTAAACTCCCTAAATAATCACCCATGTTTAGAAATTTGCCTaataatattacttttatttttttcaggaCCACAATATCACCCAACTAttcctatttttctcaaaatatactTGACACAATACCAACATTCGTCTCTCTCCTAATAAAATGTCAtgtcacattttttttttttaacaatacaTAAAAAAGTGTTTATGTCTCTATAAGCATCAACTTCTTTTACATATTCAATCAAAATATTTACCTAATTCTTGAATAAACAACTTTTTTTACATATTCAATCAAAGCATTTacctaatttttgaagatttcGAAGCTGCAAAGGTGAATTAGTGTACATGTTGTTATACTTTCAGTAGTTCAACACATTATTTTCTGTACGAGAATCTAGTTACTTTAATTTCATAGCGAAAATCTTTATTCTCTATTTCATTCACGAGTATTTGCATGAACATCAACGTCTCTTCATACAAAAATTTAGCCTTTctcttatcaaaagaaaaaattaaattagttccTTTGAGCTAATCAGGAAGacaaaacataataacaaattttcTTCACTATCTTACCAAACTATGTGCATAAACAAATTTGGCCttcaaaataacaaattttagcaTCAATACTTCAAAAAAGTGTCATAACTTGCTACAATTTACAgctaaataatattttataggCAAGTGGCAACATCACACTATACCACGCCATAATATGACCGCAGAGGTTTTACAAAGGAAGACACATAACGTGTCTAAATAAGTATTTCACATAACTAACAAAAGAAACTAATGTATAATCCCTATACTTTACTaaagtttctcttcttcttcttcaacaaaactACATAATTCTTCATGACTTCTCTTTCAAAATGACTTCCTTTCTTTGCGGTAAAAGAAGGTCAATCAATAGATTCAACATGTACACCTCCCTGAGCCAACAATAGAGGGAAAAAATACAATTAAGCaatgaaactaatgaaaaaaaaatcataactttgcaATAAATTAAcggaaaaaaaataaatcaaaaattcatTACGTGAGTTCTAGTTGACTGCTTTGTTAAGTTCAAATCTATTTGTGAATCTACCCAAATTTCTGGATGATAAAATTTAGAATAATCCCACAAATCATCATTTTCAGCTTGTTCTTTGACTGATCTAGAGATTGATTTGAAGAAGCGTCAACAACCTTTTTTAGCACATAGAGATGCAAGAAATTTATAGACATTAGAGGTATAAGGTGCAATAGTTTTGGGATAAAATGCAGGATTACTTATCCTACGTTTGGATGAAGGCATTACTTAGTCCCGAAATTATTTAAGTGATGGAATTAGTTATCACTTGTGGTGGAATAACTAATCGTTGGATTAGTTATCTCGGAATAACTTATTCTAATTATTCTCAACCAAATAACCTCTTAAGAGCATATGTCTCCCATGTTCTACATAGACTATAGACACAAACACATAATGCAGATtcaaacaacagaatatcccattaaaaaacaagcaaaaaaattctaaattttaagaaaattactcTAATACCACATTGAGTATTCAAATTATTTCacaatttaaacttcaaagattgaaaaaaaagattgaattttacCTCGTGACGATCTGTTTGGTCGATATCAAACGTATACAGAGGTTAGGGATACAATATATTCTGCAAATTCATTAATTTATTCGTTGAAGAGCTCACAATTTCCTCAAAGAACCAGAGGATTCCATGTTAGAAGTTGCCTCAGAACCCTAGAAAACTATTTCGGGCAGAAAAATATGCCTCTTTGTAATCTTCTTCTTGGGTAAAAAATCGGTGGTTTATAAAGTTAAAAAActtattattaaaaaagaaaaatgtgacaTGACATATGTGACATGGCATCCTATTAGGAGAAAGAATGATGTTGTTATTATGTCAAGtatattttgaggaaaatagaAATAATTGGGTGATATTATggtcctaaaagaaacaaaaataatattataaggcAAATCCCTAACATGGGTGACTATTTAGGAAATTTACtccataaacatacaccttaacttaacatattttcataaatttccattctttacAAAGTAACTACACAAGTtctaactaattatgtatctttcttAGATGTATCGGGAAGCTAATTATGCATCTCGACAGaatcaaaatcagaaaaaatgtatggaaagctaattatgtatctttacaaaggaaaaaatgaatcTTTTGTTGGATgcattatgtatctcgacaggcctaaaatcaaaaaaatatatatcgaaAACTAATTATGAATCtttatctttacaaagaaaaaaacgTATCTTCTTTGGACGTACCGGGAGCTAATTATGCATCTCGATAGACCAAAAATTGAGATTTCgataattatgcaaaatgtcgAAATTTTCTGAAATTAAGCTCCAAACTATCGGGTTCATATTATttgcctttttaaaaaataaaaaattacattagTCCCAACCCTTAGGAAGTTAATTATTCCACATCCCAACTTTATTCAAAATTACTAAAATCCCTGATTTAATTCACACAGATTCATTACATTTTTCTGAATATATCACTATATTTATACTAATACATCACATTTTTTTGGATACATCACTTAGTTTTATACGGATACATTATATTATTCTACGATGTATTCGagctttaaaataaaattaagaatttatgtaattatttaaaagattTGTGATTTTAAATAGTTTATTAAATTATGTTGTGGTATAATGTAATTTTTCATATTACTGGCCAACAAACTTGGCTGATTTAGCAAATGTTTCTTTTAAGTTTAAGCCACTACTTAGATTatgtcctttttttaaaaaaaatttagtctTATAATAGCCCCTTGAGTGTAATGTTTGTTTACATATTGTTTAACCTTACAGGCAATTAAACTGTCGTTTAATGCTTAcaataatttgttaaaataaaaattatcagaaAATCACATCGATCTATAAAAGGAGCTGATAGGTAAGTAGGTTTTTCCATTTCGATTGATGGAATGTAATCTAGCACACAATGGGAGTTAGTGTAAGGTTTCTCATCGATATGTATAATTTCTACTCCCTAAATTGTACGTTTTGAGTTTGAATCTgagtataatttttatttgttagtaCGCTTTTTTCTTAAACAATTATCATATTACACGAATCAAATTAATTGAGACCTTATGTAAACATGAAACACTGAATACAACGAATCAAATTAATTGAGACCTGATGTAAATATGAAACACTGAATACaaaaaataagacttttcataGTCCCAGAGATATAACAGATGAAACGAAATAACGAAAACAGGATTTTATTTCCTCAAGCTTAATGCATGTTACAATTAAATCGATAAGGTTACAAGAAACACCATATTCTCAAATAAATCATCTCACGAACTCCTTTCAAACTTTACAAGAAACAcgcacttaaaaaaaattatgaaaaagagaaattacaaTTTTCAATGAGCACGATTAAAGACAACCTCAAACTCGAAACCTCTCGTAAAACTTTAATTAACAAATCTACAATCACGCCTTATTTCTTGTCCAGAACCACTAATACTACTCATCTTAATCATTGAATCAGCAAAAGCTTTAAAGAACTCATTTTGGGAATTGGCAAAATTAGACACTAATGTTTTGGTCCTTGAATTTGTGAGCAAAGTTGAATCTGAAGAAAATAGGCCCTTCTTCATCAATACTAACTTGTAATATGCATTATCGAATAAAAATGTCGTAGTATCCAATGTGGACCCTGCATTTTTCACTGTGTTTTTAACGGGGCATACTTTCTTTAAATTAGCTGCGAACGATGCGTCTAACGTTGGATCCACGTCGTTTTGCTTATCGAAGTTTTGGATTCTATTTTGGAAGGATGAACAATGAGAGAATCCAAGAGTGTGTCCACCTGAATGTGACAGGAAAAAAAACTTATTGAGGTTAGTTTACCTTTATTACGCTAAAAATACTAAACAATATTTCTTTATAACGGAAAAAAAACACTCAAttttatctaagtattaaaaaagtcactaaatttttttttgtacgAAATGTTGCTCAATTTTGCCTAAGTAACACATAAAGTCATTAGAGGaggaaataaaatagatattttatatgatactatgtaaaattgaataatcttttgaATACAAAAATTGTACATTgacttttttttgaaattcacagATCTAGGTGACACTTTTTATGATAAAACATAgtataatagtaataaaaatcgAGTGATCATACGTGAAATTAATCCGAGGTTGTTTACCTGAGAGTGCAACTAAATCATCCGAAGAAAGGCCTTTTTGTGAGAAGCTTTGTTGCAGTTGAGAGATGTTGAAATTTGGGCCAGGTAATTGTCTTGTTTCACTAGCAATTGAAATTCTTCCATCTTTTCTACCTTTTGGGACAGCCCAATAAGGCCCTCCAGACTAAAAACAATTGGcccaaataaataatttcaacatTAGTGCGTCGAGAATCATCTGATCTCAAGTTTATTTAATCGAGATGTGCATAAATCGACTTGTACATCATGATTATAAAACATTCATCTGTACATATACAGTCTCAAAATTTGGGAAGTAAGTGATCGTTTGGTAGGAGGTAGTAGAGAATGTCATACAGGTGTTAGCTTTCATATTGTTCGATCTCTTGTTGGTAGCGTTATCGAcctatatatgtgtgtataatCATATCAGTAGTAAACCCTATTTAGTATTATTCTTATACGTTGTAAACCATGACATTAACATTACATGGTATTTTGCCTATTCTAATTCACCCTATTCAGTTAATACAAAAAACCaaataattgattaaaaaaatgcCAGTATAATTAATCCAGCATTGTTAATACACCTATTCAATATATTCTTACTTATCCTGCCAAACGACTTCTAAAGTCGTATTATTATTGTAGCCTTATATTCTTCATTTTACTATGGATAAAGTTTTCCTACGGTGCAAATTCAAATTAGTCGAGCCAGTAAATCCCACACGCCGAATACTAGAGTAATCCAGCATTTTTAGTACACCCTACTCAATATATCCTTGTACACCCTACCAATCGACTCCTAAAATCATATTACTGTAGCATTATATTCTTCTTCATTTTGGTACGGATGAAGTTTCCTATTGCACAAATTCAAATTAGTCGAGCTAGTCAGTAGATTCCACACGCCgaataatttaatgaaaatttaagAAGTTTAGGTTGTAGTAAAACTCACAAGAGTGACAGCATCTCTAGCAGCAAGAGCCAAAATATCAGCACAAGAGACAACTCCAGGACACATATTTTCAATTTGTTTCTTAGCAACATCAATAACATAGAAAGCATGTAATGAAATGTTTGGAGGTCCATCTTTCTCTGCTTGGTTGTTTTTTGTCGAATTCAACAACACAGACCCATCACaacccttcattaaaaaaaaattgaggaaaaaaaaaaacaccataaGTTAGTTAAATACGACcacatatatagtatatataatatattctgATATTACGAAATAAAATGATCATCGTAAATGAAAGCGTGCATGTTTGCATGTTCTATGCATTGATATTGTAAAAAATATCTACAcacaatatatattttattagataattATAAGCGAATCCTTATACTGCAATAATTAGTGGCGGAACCAGGAT
Proteins encoded in this window:
- the LOC107869386 gene encoding peroxidase 64, producing MELQRFLVVFVIVFVLFSCVNALSNNFYDQTCPDAESSIRQVVKRAMSNDKTVPAALLRMHFHDCFVRGCDGSVLLNSTKNNQAEKDGPPNISLHAFYVIDVAKKQIENMCPGVVSCADILALAARDAVTLSGGPYWAVPKGRKDGRISIASETRQLPGPNFNISQLQQSFSQKGLSSDDLVALSGGHTLGFSHCSSFQNRIQNFDKQNDVDPTLDASFAANLKKVCPVKNTVKNAGSTLDTTTFLFDNAYYKLVLMKKGLFSSDSTLLTNSRTKTLVSNFANSQNEFFKAFADSMIKMSSISGSGQEIRRDCRFVN